The Xiphophorus hellerii strain 12219 chromosome 22, Xiphophorus_hellerii-4.1, whole genome shotgun sequence genome has a window encoding:
- the oga gene encoding protein O-GlcNAcase isoform X1 produces the protein MVQKDQTLDTPPLDVEPSPSPVSGEACVEAPGPVADSSIVVETTGHRKFISGVVEGFYGRPWTMEQRKELFRRQQKWGLNTYLYAPKDDYKHRMFWRELYSVEEAEQLMTLVSAAKEHGIEFIYAISPGLDITFSNQKEVSALKRKLDQVTHFGCKSFALLFDDIDHNMCPADKEVFSSFAHAQVSLTNEIYQYLGEPETFLFCPTEYCGTFCYPSVSQSPYLRTVGEKLLPSIDVLWTGPKVVSKDIPVESIEEVSKILRRAPVIWDNIHANDYDQKRLFLGPYKGRSTELIPRLKGVLTNPNCEFESNFVPIHTLATWYKSNMNGVRKDVVMTDGEDSTVSIQIKLENEGSDEELETDMLYSPQLALKLALTEWLSEFSVPLQYNSRQVPQSGAKSTAIDVSSMTAPSLCSSTSVTTVFQQPIMSPAMPPLLLDPLPHSFSKTVEEVEEVDVEKKDSDEEPMEMVVEKLDEPEAEADPEEKDVAPILTDKMAEDLKPMDTDKESLAESKSPEESIQEDSGSDIAPMQTDDQLKQDPYMPSPDEKPLFTPEPPTLEDLCLLAELFYLPYEHGPKATQMLKEFNWLRANSSVVSVNCKRKESEKVAEWQLRAEKFQDMCCSVIHMFTRLSNTANRTILFDLYPYIWDIKSIMSMVKSFVLWLDGRIHSTSFYCYWIDSGRWCRSQSSAQFPKGEQESWAFRGGLAGEFQRLLPIDGANDLFYQPPPSLPTSKIYTIRPYYPKDEASVYKICKEMYCEGMEDEPFTEGEPDLIGDRLVGGLLTVSSDYGFVLEDDQGICGYALGTVDVKPFIKKCKLSWIPFMQEKYHKPDCEKDLSEAEKMILSFHEEEEGLPESFLSNFPSLIKVDIHAKVTDPSVAKSMMGCLLSSLKANGSHGAFCKVRQTDKRMLEFYSKLGCFEVAKMDGFPKDVIIMGRSL, from the exons GCTTTTACGGGCGTCCATGGACTATGGAACAGAGAAAAGAGCTGTTCAGAAG GCAACAGAAGTGGGGGCTGAACACATATCTTTATGCACCTAAAGATGACTACAAGCACAGAATGTTCTGGAGAGAACTGTATTCAGTGGAAGAAGCAG AACAACTCATGACTTTAGTTAGTGCCGCCAAGGAGCATGGAATAGAGTTTATATATGCCATTTCCCCTGGATTAGACATAACATTCTCTAATCAGAAAGAGGTTTCTGCacttaaaagaaaacttgatcag GTTACTCATTTTGGCTGCAAATCCTTTGCCTTACTTTTTGACGATATTGACCACAACATGTGCCCTGCTGACAAAGAAGTATTCAGCTCTTTTGCTCATGCTCAGGTTTCTCTAACTAATGAAATCTACCAGTACCTTGGAGAGCCTGAAACCTTCTTGTTTTGCCCCACAG AGTACTGTGGAACATTCTGCTACCCAAGTGTCTCGCAATCCCCCTACCTCCGCACAGTTGGAGAGAAACTCCTGCCTAGCATTGATGTGCTGTGGACAG GTCCCAAAGTGGTTTCTAAAGACATCCCAGTGGAGTCCATTGAAGAGGTGTCAAAGATCCTGAGAAGAGCCCCTGTTATTTGGGACAATATTCATGCCAATGATTACGACCAAAAGAGGCTCTTTTTAGGTCCGTACAAGGGCCGTTCCACTGAGCTCATCCCCCGGCTGAAGGGAGTCCTCACCAACCCCAACTGCGAGTTTGAATCCAATTTTGTCCCAATTCACACTTTGGCCACCTGGTACAAGTCTAACATGAACGGGGTTCGCAAAGATGTGGTCATGA CTGACGGTGAGGACAGCACTGTGTCCATCCAGATCAAGCTTGAGAATGAAGGCAGTGACGAGGAGCTGGAGACAGACATGCTCTACAGCCCACAGCTCGCTTTAAAGCTCGCTCTGACAGAGTGGCTTTCAGAATTCAGTGTGCCTCTCCAATACAACA GCCGACAGGTGCCTCAGAGTGGTGCCAAAAGCACGGCCATTGATGTATCTTCCATGACAGCTCCGTCCCTTTGCTCCTCCACGTCAGTCACTACTGTGTTCCAGCAGCCCATTATGTCTCCTGCAATGCCCCCTCTCCTCCTCGATCCCCTCCCACACTCCTTTTCAAAAACAGTTGAAGAGGTAGAAGAG GTGGATGTGGAAAAGAAGGATTCAGATGAGGAACCAATGGAGATGGTGGTAGAGAAGCTGGATGAGCCAGAGGCAGAAGCCGATCCAGAAGAGAAAGACGTCGCTCCCATCTTAACTGACAAAATGGCAGAGGATCTGAAGCCCATGGATACAGACAAGGAGAGTCTGGCTGAATCCAAGTCCCCAGAAGAGTCAATCCAGGAGGATTCTGGGAGTGATATTGCTCCTATGCAGACAGATGATCAACTCAAACAG GATCCGTATATGCCCAGCCCCGACGAGAAGCCTCTGTTCACACCAGAACCTCCAACACTCGAGGACCTGTGTCTCCTGGCTGAGCTCTTTTACCTGCCTTACGAACATGGACCCAAGGCCACACAGATGTTAAAGGAGTTCAACTGGTTGAGAGCCAACAGCAGCGTCGTCAGCGTCAACTGtaagagaaaagaaagtgaaaag GTGGCTGAATGGCAGCTGCGGGCGGAGAAGTTTCAAGACATGTGCTGCTCCGTTATCCACATGTTCACACGGCTGTCCAACACAGCCAACCGCACCATCCTGTTCGACCTCTACCCTTACATCTGGGACATCAAGAGCATCATGTCTATGGTCAAGTCTTTTGTCCTGTGGCTCG ATGGAAGAATCCACAGTACAAGTTTCTACTGCTATTGGATCGACAGTGGCCGAT GGTGTCGTAGTCAGTCATCAGCACAATTCCCTAAAGGAGAACAAGAGTCCTGGGCCTTTAGGGGAGGTCTAGCAGGAGAGTTCCAG AGATTGTTGCCAATAGATGGGGCAAACGATCTTTTCTACCAGCCTCCACCTTCTTTGCCAACCTCCAAAATCTATACCATAAGGCCATACTATCCCAAAGATGAG GCTTCAGTTTATAAAATCTGTAAGGAAATGTACTGCGAAGGGATGGAAGATGAGCCATTCACTGAGGGGGAACCTGACCTCATTGGGGACAG GCTAGTTGGAGGACTGCTGACAGTGAGCTCAGACTATGGGTTCGTActggaagatgaccaggggaTCTGTGGTTACGCTCTCGGCACTGTAGATGTGAAACCTTTCATCAAGAAGTGCAAGTTGAGCTGGATTCCCTTCATGCAGGAGAAATACCACAAACCAGACTGTGAAAAGGATCTGTCTGAGGCCGAG AAGATGATTCTGAGTTTtcatgaggaggaggagggtctaCCGGAGTCTTTCCTGTCCAATTTCCCATCTCTCATCAAGGTGGACATTCACGCCAAAGTCACTGACCCCAGTGTGGCCAAAAGCATGATGGGATGTTTGTTATCTTCTCTTAAGGCCAATG GTTCCCATGGTGCTTTCTGTAAAGTTCGTCAGACTGATAAACGGATGTTGGAGTTCTACAGTAAACTGGGATGTTTTGAAGTGGCCAAAATGGACGGCTTTCCCAAAGATGTCATCATTATGGGACGCAGCCTTTGA
- the oga gene encoding protein O-GlcNAcase isoform X2 produces the protein MVQKDQTLDTPPLDVEPSPSPVSGEACVEAPGPVADSSIVVETTGHRKFISGVVEGFYGRPWTMEQRKELFRRQQKWGLNTYLYAPKDDYKHRMFWRELYSVEEAEQLMTLVSAAKEHGIEFIYAISPGLDITFSNQKEVSALKRKLDQVTHFGCKSFALLFDDIDHNMCPADKEVFSSFAHAQVSLTNEIYQYLGEPETFLFCPTEYCGTFCYPSVSQSPYLRTVGEKLLPSIDVLWTGPKVVSKDIPVESIEEVSKILRRAPVIWDNIHANDYDQKRLFLGPYKGRSTELIPRLKGVLTNPNCEFESNFVPIHTLATWYKSNMNGVRKDVVMTDGEDSTVSIQIKLENEGSDEELETDMLYSPQLALKLALTEWLSEFSVPLQYNSRQVPQSGAKSTAIDVSSMTAPSLCSSTSVTTVFQQPIMSPAMPPLLLDPLPHSFSKTVEEVEEVDVEKKDSDEEPMEMVVEKLDEPEAEADPEEKDVAPILTDKMAEDLKPMDTDKESLAESKSPEESIQEDSGSDIAPMQTDDQLKQDPYMPSPDEKPLFTPEPPTLEDLCLLAELFYLPYEHGPKATQMLKEFNWLRANSSVVSVNCKRKESEKVAEWQLRAEKFQDMCCSVIHMFTRLSNTANRTILFDLYPYIWDIKSIMSMVKSFVLWLGCRSQSSAQFPKGEQESWAFRGGLAGEFQRLLPIDGANDLFYQPPPSLPTSKIYTIRPYYPKDEASVYKICKEMYCEGMEDEPFTEGEPDLIGDRLVGGLLTVSSDYGFVLEDDQGICGYALGTVDVKPFIKKCKLSWIPFMQEKYHKPDCEKDLSEAEKMILSFHEEEEGLPESFLSNFPSLIKVDIHAKVTDPSVAKSMMGCLLSSLKANGSHGAFCKVRQTDKRMLEFYSKLGCFEVAKMDGFPKDVIIMGRSL, from the exons GCTTTTACGGGCGTCCATGGACTATGGAACAGAGAAAAGAGCTGTTCAGAAG GCAACAGAAGTGGGGGCTGAACACATATCTTTATGCACCTAAAGATGACTACAAGCACAGAATGTTCTGGAGAGAACTGTATTCAGTGGAAGAAGCAG AACAACTCATGACTTTAGTTAGTGCCGCCAAGGAGCATGGAATAGAGTTTATATATGCCATTTCCCCTGGATTAGACATAACATTCTCTAATCAGAAAGAGGTTTCTGCacttaaaagaaaacttgatcag GTTACTCATTTTGGCTGCAAATCCTTTGCCTTACTTTTTGACGATATTGACCACAACATGTGCCCTGCTGACAAAGAAGTATTCAGCTCTTTTGCTCATGCTCAGGTTTCTCTAACTAATGAAATCTACCAGTACCTTGGAGAGCCTGAAACCTTCTTGTTTTGCCCCACAG AGTACTGTGGAACATTCTGCTACCCAAGTGTCTCGCAATCCCCCTACCTCCGCACAGTTGGAGAGAAACTCCTGCCTAGCATTGATGTGCTGTGGACAG GTCCCAAAGTGGTTTCTAAAGACATCCCAGTGGAGTCCATTGAAGAGGTGTCAAAGATCCTGAGAAGAGCCCCTGTTATTTGGGACAATATTCATGCCAATGATTACGACCAAAAGAGGCTCTTTTTAGGTCCGTACAAGGGCCGTTCCACTGAGCTCATCCCCCGGCTGAAGGGAGTCCTCACCAACCCCAACTGCGAGTTTGAATCCAATTTTGTCCCAATTCACACTTTGGCCACCTGGTACAAGTCTAACATGAACGGGGTTCGCAAAGATGTGGTCATGA CTGACGGTGAGGACAGCACTGTGTCCATCCAGATCAAGCTTGAGAATGAAGGCAGTGACGAGGAGCTGGAGACAGACATGCTCTACAGCCCACAGCTCGCTTTAAAGCTCGCTCTGACAGAGTGGCTTTCAGAATTCAGTGTGCCTCTCCAATACAACA GCCGACAGGTGCCTCAGAGTGGTGCCAAAAGCACGGCCATTGATGTATCTTCCATGACAGCTCCGTCCCTTTGCTCCTCCACGTCAGTCACTACTGTGTTCCAGCAGCCCATTATGTCTCCTGCAATGCCCCCTCTCCTCCTCGATCCCCTCCCACACTCCTTTTCAAAAACAGTTGAAGAGGTAGAAGAG GTGGATGTGGAAAAGAAGGATTCAGATGAGGAACCAATGGAGATGGTGGTAGAGAAGCTGGATGAGCCAGAGGCAGAAGCCGATCCAGAAGAGAAAGACGTCGCTCCCATCTTAACTGACAAAATGGCAGAGGATCTGAAGCCCATGGATACAGACAAGGAGAGTCTGGCTGAATCCAAGTCCCCAGAAGAGTCAATCCAGGAGGATTCTGGGAGTGATATTGCTCCTATGCAGACAGATGATCAACTCAAACAG GATCCGTATATGCCCAGCCCCGACGAGAAGCCTCTGTTCACACCAGAACCTCCAACACTCGAGGACCTGTGTCTCCTGGCTGAGCTCTTTTACCTGCCTTACGAACATGGACCCAAGGCCACACAGATGTTAAAGGAGTTCAACTGGTTGAGAGCCAACAGCAGCGTCGTCAGCGTCAACTGtaagagaaaagaaagtgaaaag GTGGCTGAATGGCAGCTGCGGGCGGAGAAGTTTCAAGACATGTGCTGCTCCGTTATCCACATGTTCACACGGCTGTCCAACACAGCCAACCGCACCATCCTGTTCGACCTCTACCCTTACATCTGGGACATCAAGAGCATCATGTCTATGGTCAAGTCTTTTGTCCTGTGGCTCG GGTGTCGTAGTCAGTCATCAGCACAATTCCCTAAAGGAGAACAAGAGTCCTGGGCCTTTAGGGGAGGTCTAGCAGGAGAGTTCCAG AGATTGTTGCCAATAGATGGGGCAAACGATCTTTTCTACCAGCCTCCACCTTCTTTGCCAACCTCCAAAATCTATACCATAAGGCCATACTATCCCAAAGATGAG GCTTCAGTTTATAAAATCTGTAAGGAAATGTACTGCGAAGGGATGGAAGATGAGCCATTCACTGAGGGGGAACCTGACCTCATTGGGGACAG GCTAGTTGGAGGACTGCTGACAGTGAGCTCAGACTATGGGTTCGTActggaagatgaccaggggaTCTGTGGTTACGCTCTCGGCACTGTAGATGTGAAACCTTTCATCAAGAAGTGCAAGTTGAGCTGGATTCCCTTCATGCAGGAGAAATACCACAAACCAGACTGTGAAAAGGATCTGTCTGAGGCCGAG AAGATGATTCTGAGTTTtcatgaggaggaggagggtctaCCGGAGTCTTTCCTGTCCAATTTCCCATCTCTCATCAAGGTGGACATTCACGCCAAAGTCACTGACCCCAGTGTGGCCAAAAGCATGATGGGATGTTTGTTATCTTCTCTTAAGGCCAATG GTTCCCATGGTGCTTTCTGTAAAGTTCGTCAGACTGATAAACGGATGTTGGAGTTCTACAGTAAACTGGGATGTTTTGAAGTGGCCAAAATGGACGGCTTTCCCAAAGATGTCATCATTATGGGACGCAGCCTTTGA
- the npm3 gene encoding nucleoplasmin-3 produces the protein MSFTDEESSVLQHTTQPKMESFLFTCELSSKVPFYTFQGDEEEDLEHFLELRTICLGVGAKEESNVVEVMAINHLGKKISVPIANLHIKCLPMVSLGEFELKAPVTLRLKAGTGPVSVSGLHLIVSQNEDSDLSEEEEEEEEEEEDVEEEELPAVKPAKKKKKNQ, from the exons ATGTCTTTCACTGATGAGGAATCCTCGGTCCTTCAACATACCACTCAGCCAAAGATGGAGAGCTTCTTGTTCA CCTGCGAGCTGTCTTCTAAAGTACCCTTCTACACTTTCCAAGGAGATGAAGAAGAGGATCTCGAGCACTTTCTGGAACTTAGAACC ATTTGCCTTGGTGTGGGAGCCAAGGAGGAGAGTAATGTGGTGGAGGTAATGGCCATTAATCACCTGGGAAAGAAAATCTCAGTACCCATAGCCAACCTTCACATCAAGTGTCTACCTATG gtgagtCTGGGAGAGTTTGAGCTAAAAGCTCCAGTGACTCTACGACTCAAAGCTGGAACAGGACCAGTTTCTGTCAGTGGCCTGCACCTTATCG TTTCACAGAATGAAGACTCCGATCTGtctgaggaggaagaagaagaagaggaggaagaagaggatgtTGAGGAAGAAGAGCTTCCTGCTGTCAAAccagcaaagaagaagaagaagaaccagTAG